A window of the Brachyhypopomus gauderio isolate BG-103 chromosome 14, BGAUD_0.2, whole genome shotgun sequence genome harbors these coding sequences:
- the tubb2 gene encoding tubulin beta-2A chain — MREIVHIQAGQCGNQIGAKFWEVISDEHGIDATGSYEGDSDLQLERINVYYNEASGSKYVPRAILVDLEPGTMDSVRSGPFGQIFRPDNFVFGQSGAGNNWAKGHYTEGAELVDSVLDVVRKESENCDCLQGFQLTHSLGGGTGSGMGTLLISKIREEYPDRIMNTFSVMPSPKVSDTVVEPYNATLSVHQLVENTDETFSIDNEALYDICFRTLKLTTPTYGDLNHLVSATMSGVTTCLRFPGQLNADLRKLAVNMVPFPRLHFFMPGFAPLTSRGSQQYRALSVPELTQQMFDAKNMMAACDPRHGRYLTVAAIFRGRMSMKEVDEQMLSVQNKNSSYFVEWIPNNVKTAVCDIPPRGLKMSATFIGNSTAIQELFRRISEQFTAMFRRKAFLHWYTGEGMDEMEFTEAESNMNDLVSEYQQYQDATADEMGEYEEDELEDEEVTHQDARQDVRH; from the exons ATGAGGGAGATCGTGCACATCCAGGCCGGGCAGTGCGGCAACCAGATCGGCGCCAAG TTCTGGGAGGTTATAAGCGATGAACACGGCATCGACGCCACGGGGAGTTATGAAGGTGACAGTGACCTGCAGCTGGAGAGGATAAACGTGTACTACAACGAAGCCTCGG GGAGCAAGTATGTCCCCCGGGCCATCCTGGTGGATCTGGAGCCTGGTACCATGGACTCGGTTCGCTCTGGACCCTTTGGACAAATCTTCAGGCCAGATAACTTTGTATTCG GTCAGAGTGGGGCTGGAAACAACTGGGCCAAAGGTCATTACACAGAAGGGGCGGAGCTTGTGGACTCTGTGCTGGACGTGGTGCGAAAGGAGTCGGAGAACTGCGACTGTCTGCAGGGGTTCCAGCTGACGCACTCGCTGGGCGGGGGCACCGGGTCTGGTATGGGCACCCTGCTCATCAGTAAGATCCGTGAGGAGTACCCGGACCGCATCATGAACACCTTCAGCGTCATGCCCTCGCCCAAGGTGTCCGACACGGTGGTGGAGCCCTACAACGCCACGCTGTCCGTGCACCAGCTGGTGGAGAACACGGACGAGACCTTCAGCATCGACAACGAGGCTCTCTACGACATTTGCTTCCGCACGCTCAAGCTGACCACGCCCACTTACGGAGACCTTAACCACCTGGTCTCGGCCACCATGAGCGGGGTCACCACCTGCCTGAGGTTCCCCGGCCAGCTCAACGCCGACCTGCGCAAACTAGCTGTCAACATGGTGCCGTTCCCCCGCCTGCACTTCTTCATGCCAGGCTTCGCTCCTctcaccagcagggggagccagCAGTACCGCGCCCTGTCCGTGCCCGAGCTCACGCAGCAGATGTTCGACGCCAAGAACATGATGGCGGCCTGCGACCCGCGCCACGGCCGCTACCTCACCGTGGCCGCCATCTTCCGCGGCCGCATGTCCATGAAGGAGGTGGACGAGCAGATGCTGAGCGTCCAGAACAAGAACAGCAGCTACTTCGTGGAGTGGATCCCCAACAACGTCAAGACGGCTGTGTGCGACATCCCGCCCCGCGGCCTGAAGATGTCCGCCACCTTCATCGGCAACAGCACGGCCATCCAGGAGCTGTTCCGTCGCATCTCCGAGCAGTTCACCGCCATGTTCCGCCGCAAGGCCTTCCTGCACTGGTACACGGGCGAGGGCATGGACGAGATGGAGTTCACCGAGGCCGAGAGCAACATGAACGACCTGGTGTCCGAGTACCAGCAGTACCAGGACGCCACGGCCGACGAGATGGGCGAATACGAGGAAGACGAACTAGAGGACGAGGAAGTCACCCATCAGGACGCTCGCCAAGACGTTCGGCATTGA